DNA sequence from the Vicia villosa cultivar HV-30 ecotype Madison, WI linkage group LG3, Vvil1.0, whole genome shotgun sequence genome:
gtgatagGAAGACTAAATATATTTAAGTTACCGTGTTTTcaacacaactctctaaattataaaacaacaaaattttgAGATCATGGTATATAATCAAATcgatcatcatcaataataataataataactaataaattataaaacagtGTATGTAATTTGacataatgaatttttttttttcagattGGAAATGCATAATTGAACAATGAAACAAATCAAAAGGGTATTGAACAATGCAGACATCTGAATTGTATTCATATGAtagatgtttttttaattttattttaaaaaaaaattaaatttaaataaattacttctttttaattaaataaattacttttttataattatatatctatatatataattCTAAAACTAAAGagattcaatttaaaaaaataattttaaacaaatttcacAGATTAAAATTAAGTGtaatatttaaaatagtatttatttttaaattaatgataacATATTGTATTAAAACAATATTAATGCTATAGTTTTTTTATTGGCTACAAAGCTATAGCATTTTTGAACCATGATTTTAAAGAATTAAAAGATATAAGTATTCGCCAACGataaaaagaatttatttatttttggcttTATAACATTTCTAAGATTAtataattgtatcatttgaattCATTAAAAATGAgtaaaatcatattaaataataataaatgttctATGTTTTTgttacaatttatttttaaaaattgaaaaaaaatcaaatgaatcaATAATAAATCTTTATATTTGTATGTATTTCGGTTTAAAACCAATTAACATAGATCGATTTAAgacaatgtataaatatataaaaaagtttATGTGTGTTTATATTAAGAGAGCATACTGCATATTTTAAAACCGTAATCttaattctaaaataattatcttattttatttgtaaAAGTAACACATAATTTGAAATAATCTCATAATTTGATTCCATTAATTTGTCattaactatattattatttttttatcagaTAACGAATTAATTATTGCATATTTACTGATGTTTTGCCCACTTTATTATCTCAAAATACCCCTTTTGTAGTCTCATTTGTTACTAATATTTTCGCTTTTTAACTGTCCAATCATGATCAGGGTAATAATGATGAAATTAAATTGCATAAGAAAATAGGTTTGCAATTAATTCTTCCTTTTTCACTGCACGTTATTCCACCCAACCATTATCCATGGTAATGATGGCCTATAGCGTGCATGTATCACTAGGTTGGTAATAAATTCTTCATACAATGTTTAACTCTTCGTTTTTCTACCCATTAAATAAAGTTacttctttgttttattttattttatttaatcttaaaagcTTCTCTAAATATAAATTGAGTTGAGCATGTGGGCTAAACCGTCGTGTTTCAACACAACTCtttaaattataaaacaacaacattttgAGATCATGTATAATCAAATCgatcatcaataataataataataactaataaattataacAGTATTTTGTAATTTGAcataatgaatatttttttaagattGGAAATGCATATAATTGAACCATGAAACAAATCAAATGGGTATGGAAGAATATGCAAGAGATTATGTGATATCTAATGGTTTgttcaaaaacattataataGAGATTATGTGATATCTAATGGTTTgttcaaaaacattataatacaGACATTTGAATTGTGATTATATGATAGATGatatttttaatcttattttctacccattaaataagaaaatagcgTGCATGTGTCACTAGGTTGGTAATAAATTCTTCATACAATGTTTAACTCTTCGTTTTTCTACCCATTAAATAAAGTTacttctttgttttattttattttatttaatcttaaaagcTTCTCTAAATATAAATTGAGTTGAGTATGTGGCTAAACCGCCGTGTTTCAACACAACTCtttaaattataaaacaacaacattttgAGATCATGTATAATCAAATCgatcatcaataataataataataactaataaattataacACTATTTTGTAATTTGAcataatgaatatttttttaagattGGAAATGCATAATTGAACCATGAAACAAATCAAATGGGTATGGAAGAATATGCAAGAGATTAGGTGATATCTAATGGTTTGGAAGAATATGCAAgagagggttatattgactccaagagtaagtgctcaacacttactccaaattataaccattgattatcattaatccaacagttttaattaaagttttatataaaaaatatttccaaaaataattagattaaatgatcaattaaaaccgttagattaatgaaaatcaatggttatgatttaatATTATAAAGTTAAAGTATATTTCTTTATTCCTAAACTCCACATACAAATACAGAAACAAAAAGCTaataatttcaaacaaaaaataaaccACATTGTGCGACATGCGAACGTgtgaaatataaattatttaattatctagGTTTTATAGTCTTTTTAACAATTGAAATAAATGTGTGAgatattgattaaatattattattggtTTCTTTTATATGCTTTTTTTATTATGAAATTATTTGCTCGTGAGTTTTATATATGATTGTGagaataaaatgaattttttttcaagTTCATTTAAACCATTGAGATTTTTTAATCCATATATCAAATTTCTATACTCTTGTTGTTATTATATCTAAAAAAATCAGGAGAATGAAACTTCATTCCAATATTTGTATTCTAAAATTTACATTCGAAGATTTGATGTGTTTTTTAATCCATATATTCAAAGTTTTGATTTTTTCAaaggtttattttaatttatttataattaaaaatcaaaatttaattaacaaataactttataaaataaaatacaagaataataaatcattaaGGAATATTTAAAAAACATAAGAAATTAATTTATTCAGTAAtgtaatatttgaaaatttttataatgaattttttatatattaattataattaaagatattattaaagtataataaagaatattaaaaatttcaattataaaaaattgttagtaattttttatgataaaatgttaACATTTATACTAAAGAAATTGCTACTaatattactttttttataaaaaaaacatgataaaattatgattgataaatacataatttttttatgaaaaacatacatTTTCGACGGGCCGAAACTTctcataaaattaaatttaacatgagacaattatgattgatgaatacataatttcttatatttatttattatttataacattgtgctatccgtgcgaacgcacgagcaGATGACTAATCATGATAGATTTATAACGATATTCTATGATGCATGCGAACACACGGAtaaatgactacttaattattatttattttttactaaaGTATATAACTCTAagtagattaaattaatatttatatgacaattataatttcaaatattttttcattttaatttgcgtatcttttacatatatttattaacaattgtaatatatttatttattatttatatcgactttgtatgacccgtgcgaacgcacgggtcctttactagttaaaatgaaagtgaaaatattaaaaagagaGAGAAATGCAAAAGTAAAACATCTGAAGTGAAGAGAGACAAAGAAAAATTCAATGATCAATACACGTGGCGGTTGGacatttgtttgaaaagttgGAATATTAGATTGATTATAAAATGACAAAGCAACCCTTTTGGTTTTGTAAATTTTGAATGAGTGAAGGATATTTTGGGTAGAATGATGACATCTTTCATTATTAGTTAGATAGTAGACTAgactattaaattttttatacttttttcTACAATCGAAAATTGGAGGATAACACCTTAAATTGAACAATTTGGATCCTCAGCAGCCAAAAGTGGCAGCCATTTGTGCAGCACATTATTGGCCATTAGATTATTCCAATAAATATTCTAATTGTTTcaataattgataaaaatattaatgaaaaaaataattaatcatcataaaatcaaatattctatgtctcattaattaatttattaaagattgataatttaattttatatttttgtttaaatatattttttattgttttaaatacaccaacttttatttttaattcatatataatatcaatccatttttaatttaagataacttaattatttaatttatattaatttatttgaagttttaaaatgaatattaaatttatgatttaaatattcaatatttaaattaaaaaccaCATAACTAAATTAACAATTAACAATTGATAAAATCAACGAATTTAGATTATttgctgaatttttttttaatattttagattatTCACAACCAAAATTTTCATTtctaataaaatcaatcaatttatATTATTCACaatcaaaaaatttatttttaataattaattcttAGTATTGTCTATTTATTTATGTTCTCTCAACATATAAATTAGTTGTGTGACTCAAATAAAATTCAAGTGTTATCTTCTCAATTTTTTTCGGTtagtttatttttcttaattttgagGTATGTGTTTATTTCTTTAATATTATGTTCTATATTTTTTATACTATTGTTTTGTTTGTAaatattgtgttctttattttattatttattttgtttttattcctAGTTTTTTATTTCTGTTTgatttattagtttatttttctcaattttaaGGTTTGCTCTTACTCCTTTAATCAATTAGTTTTAATCTtctattctatattttttttacatattttaataatattgtattgttcttaaataatttttttattattttatttttaaattattattcatttatcttTGTATTGCTCTTTAATATTTTGatctatatttttaaattttttaatttaataagaaatttattttaaatttaaattcataaattttttaCTAGTAAAGTGaaatatcaatttattttaatttaaatatttaatattcaaatcatcaatttaatattcattttaaaacttcaaaaaaactaatataaattagtattgaaaaatttatatgaactaaattttataattattttttaaatgagttaaaaacaaaaattatataaacGGCCAGTTATgttaaattaaaaattgattgatattatctatgaattaaaaataaaagttgatgtatttaaaagaataaaaaatatatttaaacaaaaatataaaattgaattATCAATTTTTAGTAAATTAATGAGACATAGAATATTTGatttcatgataattaattacctttttcattaatatttttatcaattattgaaataattaaaataattagaatatttaTTGGAATGCCAATAATGTGCTGCACAAATGGCTGCCACTTTTTTTTTGGCTGTTGAGGATCCAAATTGTAAATTGAAGGATATTTTATACTCTTTCTATATATAGACCACTATCGAAAGCATTCGAAACACACAAGTTGCATAATTTTGGAAGTCATGGACAGTGGTGAGTACTCTCCtttatttgaaacaaaaaaggGAAGAGGAAGAGTTATCTATAGGCTCTTTTCAATCTCATTATTTGTAGCCATATGCTTCATCTGGCTCTACAGATTCACTCACATCATAACCCAACAAGAAGATGATGGAGGAAAATGGGCTTGGATTGGTTTGCTTGCTTCTGAACTATGGTTTGGTTTTTATTGGATTCTCACTCAAGCTCTCAGATGGAACCTTGTCTTCAGACATCCTTTCAAGGATAGGCTCTCCCAACGGTaccttttattttcatatatCCAATCTTATCATTAtctctgaaaaaaaaaaaaatgtgtcTGTGTCCTAAATCGAAGCTGATACTAATATTTATGGTTACGTTTAATTTATGTTTATATACTTCTTTTTCTATCCTCTATTTTTGAACAGATATGAAGATATGTTACCAGAAGTAGACGTATTTGTGTGTACGGCAGATCCAGAGATAGAGCCACCAATAATGGTGATAAACACGGTGTTATCTGTGATGGCTTATGATTATCCAACAGAGAAGCTTAGTGTGTATCTTTCAGATGATGGTGGATCAGATGTTACATTCTATGCTATGTTAGAGGCTTCTGAGTTTGCGAAACATTGGTTACCATTTTGCAAGAAATTCAAAGTTGAACCTAGGTCACCTGCTGCATATTTCAATACAATTATTGACTCATCCTCACATTTTCAAAGTGACActgattttgataatgacttggTGGCTATCAAGGTATGTGTAACTAATCCATTATTATCTTAATCTATGATTTATTTGTTAGAGTATCAATTTGAATTATTATGGCGATGAAAAAATCTTAGAATATACTAAACGACAAGggatatatatattattttatatatttatgtgGTTTCTTAAATTTGATTCTTTTGGACAAACAAGGTTCCCTAAGTGACATAATTATTATTACAATATAATATTTTCCTATAATTTGACATTAATTtagtaattattatattttaaaattttcatatttttgtaaGTAAATAATGtcacttttatattaaaaaaatgataataactgaataataatattataatcttcatttttataattgatcgactctataataataataataataataaaaataaataaaataaatatttggttTCAGTATCCGGCATATCTAAAACGATCATCCGAGTTTAATCAAAACAATCCTATACAACTCAAATTTAGTAATTAGATCAACCGATCATCCGACCACCATTTGCACAAAAAAGACAATAGATCGATTGATTTCAATCGAATTGTTAAAATTTGTTCGAATTTCTTCGTCACAATGTTTCAATAAGAAATCGTATTGTTGTCACTGTCAAGAGACATGGATTAAGCATATGAGAGTGAGAACCAACTGATATAAGCTTAACCTGCACTCATTTGAACTATGTCATGTTAAAATATTATTCATCGGATGTGGAGTGAGTTGGACAAATTAATTACAAttgaaattgaattaataatatattgatttatatttagataaatttatataaaattaacttaaattaaattattaaatcagttttataaaaaaacttaatatttttaattttaatagaattaatttttaaaataaaatcaattttatattcTCTTTTTTCTTCTGTATTGTAGAAATTGTACACCGAAATGAAAAATCGAATTGAGGATGCAACAAAGTTGAAAAGGGTACCCAAAGAAGTACGTTTAAATCATATAGGATTTTCTCAATGGGATTCATATTCATCTCGACGTGACCATGACACCATTCTTCAAGTAAATTGCTTATAGTTCAATTTACTCCATTAGCCTTTTCATTATTTTTGTGACTTATGATTGTTTAtacaatatttttcttttatttactaGATACTACTTCATAACAAGGATCCTAATAACTCAAAAGATGTAGATGGTTTCATTTTACCAACTTTGGTGTATTTAGCTCGTGAGAAGAGGCCTCAATATCACCACAACTTCAAAGCTGGAGCTATGAATTCTTTGGTATATATACAAAATAatgcattatttatttattttttgggatatatattatgtttatttgattatatatatgtatgttaTGAAAAATAGATAAGGGTGTCTTCAATTATCAGCAATGGAAGAGTGATTCTAAATGTAGATTGTGACATGTACTCAAACAATTCAGAATCTATAAGAGATGCTCTTTGTTTTTTCATGGATGAAAAGAAAGGTCATGAAATTGCTTATGTACAATTTCCACAGACCTTTGAGAATGTCACAAAGAATGATTTATATGCAAGTGCTCTTCTAGCATGGAGCAATGTGAGTTATTTCTTGTATCAAAAGTTGCATAAGTTAGAGACTTAACTACAAGTATATTAGATGATTTATACTTGTAATTTTGTATATGTGTGAAGGTGGAGTACCGTGGTGCAGATGGTTGTGGTGGTCCTATGTACATAGGAACTGGATGCTTTCACATGAGAGAGACTCTTTGTGGAATGAAATTTTATGATGAATATAGGCATAATTGGAAGAGTGAAGATGACTTATTCAAAGAAACAAATTTgcaagaaatagaagaaaaatcAAAGGCTCTTGCAAGTTGCTCATATGAGGAAAATACACAATGGGGAAAAGAGGTCATTTATACATACTCTCTCTTTTACACATATATATTATATGGTTATGGTGATTAGGGATCTTAGAAAAAAGCACAATTGTGACTAACCGTTCATGAATTATTAACATGCTAATCAAAACTGGACTGGATTGGCCATTTTAATTGATTGGATTGGGAATCGAAATTCTAACCGATTTGTTTGGACTTAAAAATTGACATGCAGAAGAACTTGGATTTAAACTGGAAAACTGATTAAAAACCAAAAAACAGGCGATTTAGGCAATTTTAAGGGTTGAACCagatttttcttttgatttataaaaatatgataaaaaaagttatttttaatcaaaataatgtattatttaattttctttttccttcttcAATCACTCTATAGTATACATTATCGTAgaaaaatcaaagtaaaaaacattttaaattcttttgttaTTCTCTATTCATTTGAAGAATTGAAGtgaatttaatataataatatataatacatAGATACGATAAAATACAGTTCAACACATAAAAAATGACCCGACAATAACGTGAACAAAGAATTGATAAAGTGATtattcatattattaattattattattattattattattttcatcatCATCTaacctattaaaaataaaaaggctataaaaaattaaacaaaaactattaagtatcaattattaaaatattatcaatAACTTTTTGGCATATTTAGTCCTCAAGTCCCTTAACTTAATTTAATGTTCTGCTTCGgtcctttaattaaaaaatgcTATAAATTAGTCCCTTAACTTTACTTTTGTTATCCTATTTAATCCCTTTCGTCAATTTATGACAAAGAAAACGTTAAGTTATGATGTCGTGGATGTACATTAAGGTTCAAGGGCAAAATGTGACTCAACATTTATACTGTAAAGTAGGGTTTCCACTTAAGTTGTTGCATGAAGATGGAAACACTACTTTATAGTACAAATGTTAAGTCATATTTGGACCTTAAGCCTTTGTATACATATACAAGGCACCAACATTTAACATATTTTTTTGCTAAAAATTGACAGAAAAGACCAAATAGGATAACAGAAGTAAAGTTAAGGGACTAACTTGTAGTATTTTTTACTTAAGGGATTAAAGCAGAACATTAAATTAAGTTAAGGGACTAAAATATATTAAGcttatttttttactatttaaaaatataattatttttatgtgttattatatataataaaaaatatttattaatatataaccGGTTCAACCCCAGTTAAATCTTAAAGGCCGGTTTGGTGCACAGGATAAAAGACATGATAGGATATCTGTATCATATCCTCTCTTAATCCAGTGTTTGCGGATACAACATGATAAGATAAATTAATCCTGAAACTTATCCTATCCTACCTCCgtagttcaaattgttatcctgaATATGAGTTAGGTTAGAATCCGACAAGATAAgataagaaaatgatttactatTTTATCTCTATAAaatgtaatttaaaataaaaaattaaatataaaaaatataaataaaaaataatatgatattaaattaaaaatattaataattaatttaataaaataaaaaaaataaaatatttaaaaataaaataattattagaattttaaaaatataaatagtaattttattttttaacaaattaaatatatgttcttgCAAGGGTAATTTTACcatttacacacacacacacacacacacacatatatatatatatatatatatatatatatatatatatatatatatatatatatatatatatgaaattgggTTTAATCTCATTTCTTGAACTTGTCCCCTTGCTCTTGGATTAGGGGCAGGGCCCTATTAGGTGCTTATGTGTAATAGGGTTTCGCAAAGTGGCCAACTGATCTCTTTGGGGTCTTTGAATGTTTTCATTATCTTTTCCTCAATTTGATGTTTCTGATCTAATTTATTTCTCTTACATTAGTTAGTGGGTTGCTCCGGGGTCATGGGTTTTACTTGATGCAGACTTGTGATGGTCGTTGAGGTTGCGTCCTTTGAGGTGTAGTTGCCGTTTATATTCGGCTGGCTGTGTACTGTTTGTTTTGTTCTCTTTTTTGTTCTTTCTCACTGTTTGTCTTTGTGTTTCTTCTCTTTGGGAAGGTGTTTGTTATTTGGATGTACTACTACTACTTCTGTtagttatatattttctattagaCAAATTAATAGGTAGAACCATTCTTAACCTTGATATTGTAGCAAAATATAACATGTGCAACCGATGTAGGTAATTACAATTGAACATAGAGTTTAGAACTATGATGTTGTAATTAAATTTAATTGGTAATAATTATTTCGAATTGCAGATGGGTTTAAAATACGGGTCTCTAGTGGAGGATGTGACAACAGGCTTGTCCATTCAAATCAACGGATGGAAATCAGTATATTATATTCCAGCTAGAAAGGCTTTTTTGGGTCTAGCTCCAACTTCTTTACTTCAAGTCCTTATTCAACATAAGAGATGGTCTGAGGGGGACTTACAAATTTTACTTTCTAAGTATAGTCCTGTGTGGTATGCTTTTGGGAAGATTAGTTTTAGCCTTCAAATGGGATATTGTGTTTATTGCTTATGGGCACCGAACTGCTTAGCTATTTTATATTACTCTATCATTCCTTCACTATATCTGCTTAAAGGAATCCCCTTGTTTCCAGAGGTAACAAAACAATTCATTTTCTAAACTATTTACTTTTTAGGTGTTTAATATGCCATTGGTTGAATTTTCAGGTGTCAAGTTTGTGGTTCATACCCTTTGCTTATGTTATAACTGGAGAAACTACTTATAGTTTATTCGAGTTTCTTTTGTGTGGAGGAACATTTAAAGGATGGTGGAATGATCTAAGGATATGGTTGTACAAGAGAACAACCTCTTATCTTTATGCATTTAGTGACACTATCTTGAAGCTTTTTGGTTTTTCAAATTCAGTCTTTATAATTACAAGTAAGGTTTCAGAAGAAGAAGTTGCCAAGCGGCATGATAATGAAATTATGGAGTTTGGAACATCTTCACCAATGTTTACTATATTAGCAACACTAGCATTgttcaatttattttgttttcttaatgTTTTGAAGAATGCAGTCCTAAGGGGAGGTGGCTTTGAAGCACACAAGAAAATTGGATTGCAAGTTATTTTGTGTGGCTTTTTGGTTCTTATTAATGTGCCTTTATACCAAGGCATTTTCTTAAGGAAAGATAGTGGCAAATTGCCAAATTCTCTTGGCATGAAATCAACAATGTTGGCTCTAGCTTTAGCTCTCTCCTTCAGCTATGCATGACAAAAATAAAAACTTGTACTTTATGTGTTTTCAATTAAAagcttattattaatattggataTGCCATTTTGCTATTTTGTTTTATCTTCTGTTAATTTAAGAtttatgtgtttttattttatataaacaaattCAAAAAGTTGAATCAGTATATAAAAGTTAATTGTTTGTTTTCTCTTAGTAAACACAATTATACAAGAAATTGGAGATTGGAGTAGTCATTCGGAGCAGGATCGGACTAAGAGGAAGGCCAATAAAACTATTGTTTTGGACTTCAAAAAAATTTCTAGTTAGTACTCATATACtatttagtatttttttagttaatactCTTTCTGAAATAATAATTGCTTCTTTTTTGGTAATAGAAATAGTAATTGCTTTAATAGAAATGAGTTTGTTCTTAAACAAGTGCAATTGATTCTAATTTTaccctaaaattaattatatgtACATAATTTTCAAGTTATTATCTCTAGGAAATGAGGGTATGTTGAAAGTatattttagaaagaaaaaaaggttTGAAATAACACTGAAAAATATTCATAGGTTAAAGATGATCAAATCTTTTTAATCTATTATTTCTCTAATTGTGTCTAATTGCTACAATTGTTCTCTAATatcaaaatgaattaataaattaattaagacCGATGTCTTGACTTGTAATCTTCTCCTTTGATCACAATACCCTTATATCTTAGGTGAATTTGTGATTAAAAGAGATTTTACAtaatataattcataatataataaatagataaaaacAATATCTCTAAAATTATGAtttattgaaaaattaaattatattgaattttaacaaTTATGGTTAGTAATTAATTGACACTTCGAACCATTTCATACAttctcaataaaaaaaaattaagaacaaatctataaaataagaaaataaatgtgTCTGATTAAGCTATATTGCCCTTTGCTTAAAAAATAACACCTTATTGTTTTAGGGTTAATTTGTGTCTAAAAATTGCTTTTTGTGACTAAATTAAGATTTGGCTCTATTGAAACTAATGTTTTGATCATGTTTGTCTTACCCAATGCCTACTTACGTTGCATTATgttggtaacaaattaaaatgtaACCAAAGTTTAACTTTATCATCACTCCCAGTGCTGCAAACTGAACCACCCTCTGTCCCAACACTCTTTATTTTTCTCATTTCACTTCTCACTTTTTGCCCCAACGCAAACTGAACCATTCTTTTTCTCCTATCACTTCTCACTTACCTTCTCCCTCCAAACCCATATTTCATTTCACAAAGAACCTTCGTTTCCTTCATTTGCTCCGTTTTCCTCGTGTAATCATCTGCAGATTTTTCAAACACCATGGCAAGATCTCTGGAGAGAGTTACTGACATAAACGATGAAAAGGAACATTGGAAAGTTGTCGTTAAAATCCATCACTAATGGAGTGTGCTATATGTTATAACCCAATTTTGACCACCGAGATCCCACCATATTTTAAATATTAGGATCGCcattatcatcataatcatcatgcatttatcatttgctaacaaaaatacaaaaaaattattgtttgttgcttgtgcccCAAGACATGAGACTGATTAGGAAGAGGCTaggcaaactagggttttgaggcccacgaGGGAATTCAACATTTTTCTATGATTAAAAGGATTCTCTAATCAATACCAAGATCCAAGGATGGTCAATACAAGATCAATCAACTCCAAGTTCACCAGAGGctctaattagggtttttgaccttattccactagagggttgacttttaatcaggtcatagttccaagactcaaactatgattcaaaggcaaccaaatcaacattatagtccattcatatcattcatttgaagaggagacattgattcatttggaaatcacaaaactgcaattcatctggaaaaagtcaactgtgcaagtcaacctttgacttttgagaaaaatggtcaactatggAATTTTAAAGATCCAAATAATCATCATATGGATaatgaagacatttgatcaaagaaaattcaaagaatccaccaagaataaaaaagtcaaaattagggttttaagtgaattttgacctaattttgagaactccaaattttgcctacaaactcaaaaatctccaaacatgaaagttgtagatcttgacaaaacaaacaacttatcacaatgcaagttttgg
Encoded proteins:
- the LOC131662258 gene encoding cellulose synthase-like protein E1 — protein: MDSGEYSPLFETKKGRGRVIYRLFSISLFVAICFIWLYRFTHIITQQEDDGGKWAWIGLLASELWFGFYWILTQALRWNLVFRHPFKDRLSQRYEDMLPEVDVFVCTADPEIEPPIMVINTVLSVMAYDYPTEKLSVYLSDDGGSDVTFYAMLEASEFAKHWLPFCKKFKVEPRSPAAYFNTIIDSSSHFQSDTDFDNDLVAIKKLYTEMKNRIEDATKLKRVPKEVRLNHIGFSQWDSYSSRRDHDTILQILLHNKDPNNSKDVDGFILPTLVYLAREKRPQYHHNFKAGAMNSLIRVSSIISNGRVILNVDCDMYSNNSESIRDALCFFMDEKKGHEIAYVQFPQTFENVTKNDLYASALLAWSNVEYRGADGCGGPMYIGTGCFHMRETLCGMKFYDEYRHNWKSEDDLFKETNLQEIEEKSKALASCSYEENTQWGKEMGLKYGSLVEDVTTGLSIQINGWKSVYYIPARKAFLGLAPTSLLQVLIQHKRWSEGDLQILLSKYSPVWYAFGKISFSLQMGYCVYCLWAPNCLAILYYSIIPSLYLLKGIPLFPEVSSLWFIPFAYVITGETTYSLFEFLLCGGTFKGWWNDLRIWLYKRTTSYLYAFSDTILKLFGFSNSVFIITSKVSEEEVAKRHDNEIMEFGTSSPMFTILATLALFNLFCFLNVLKNAVLRGGGFEAHKKIGLQVILCGFLVLINVPLYQGIFLRKDSGKLPNSLGMKSTMLALALALSFSYA